A region from the Lolium perenne isolate Kyuss_39 chromosome 4, Kyuss_2.0, whole genome shotgun sequence genome encodes:
- the LOC139830301 gene encoding uncharacterized protein → MGVSIGTASGDALSFTSSSVLLACRKEEGHVLNVIGLDPRVMREKHFKKDPFAELTKKLLEWNNDLTTQRDENGSTPLHFAAALVQQSYRGSVCSLILEANPAALYQSDNKGLFPIHVAASVGERGTIIMFLKKSTSSAGLQDTMGRTFLHIAAENNKVRIVSFVCRNQSLSWILNMQDYAGNTVDVLQIGAQETPVQKIRLSHQRLSEQIVQLTCDMVGGTSVRIPICIDSIGGNVCFLFIIGVIIFILPTVPAILGLVSLAVANLASDVYPRSGATAPSTTTPATTRRCATTTTAIRGRTIITAIRTPVVTVITAVTALTAVTTISALIWTAATLALRGIGRCLEVRIRGPAEHVLALVISINLGVEVSQRDRRSEDTEGGHQGVVGATKARKDKGNMFPGRDGTTGHSQFIDKALHLGQGSPQIRDLGFTLRGEHLFKGLPDAGGMLDPMHVGKNLVGERLEEVAEDDLILGDPGVVRRVRLHLGSLVDGVLVRRDLDLLRWGGNTIQAGSLLMFCALLGNRQIHLNISNKKGQTALDISRYKIPPGLFDDQNSETRIHYALKVVHARSGNCRRGHFEENYNHQLKHTQREELKNMKESTQTLCIGAVLIATVTFGATFALPGGYRDDEHTNGGTPTLAGRYAFDAFILASTLSFILSAMSIVGLKYSGYSILNPHSRRIYFLVALYFASMSITCFMVAFALGLYMVLAPVAHKSAITIGVISPLVILCNKTEFWIKWALLARPLCTRIGLIRTLVLVTTRILFNTLMEFWPIIFIFVWAAYTRNQF, encoded by the exons ATGGGGGTCTCTATTGGCACCgccagtggagatgctcttagtttcaCCTCATCTAGTGTGCTACTTGCATGTAGAAAAGAAGAAGGCCATGTGCTAAATGTTATTGGTCTTGATCCCCGTGTGATGAGAGAGAAGCATTTTAAA AAAGACCCATTTGCAGAGCTTACAAAAAAGCTCCTGGAATGGAACAATGATCTCACTACACAAAGGGATGAAAATGGGAGTACGCCTCTCCATTTTGCTGCAGCTCTTGTACAGCAAAGTTATCGAGGAAGTGTATGTTCACTAATATTGGAAGCTAACCCAGCTGCATTGTATCAATCCGACAACAAAGGATTATTTCCAATACACGTTGCTGCCTCTGTTGGCGAAAGAGGGACAATCATCATGTTTCTTAAGAAGTCTACAAGCAGTGCTGGTTTGCAAGACACTATGGGAAGGACATTCCTTCATATAGCTGCTGAGAATAATAAAGTTCGGATTGTCAGTTTTGTTTGCAGAAATCAGTCACTCTCATGGATTCTGAACATGCAGGACTATGCTGGAAACACT GTCGACGTGCTGCAGATTGGCGCACAGGAGACTCCGGTGCAGAAGATCCGTCTGAGCCATCAGAGGCTGTCGGAGCAG ATTGTTCAGCTCACTTGTGATATGGTTGGTGGCACCAGTGTCAGAATACCAATTTGTATCGACTCCATAGGAGGCAATGTGTGCTTCCTTTtcatcatcggagtcatcatcttcatcttgccaACGGTACCAGCAATCCTTGGCCTTGTGTCCCTCGCGGTTGCAAATTTGGCAAGTGACGTCTACCCACGGAGTGGTGCGACggcgccctcgaccacgaccccgGCCACCACCAGGCGGTGCGCGACCACCACCACGGCCATAAGAGGGAGGACGATCATCACGGCGATCAGAACGCCGGTCGTCACGGTGATCACCGCGGTCACCGCGCTCACTGCGGTCACCACGATCTCGGCCTTGATTTGGACGGCGGCGACGTTGGCGCTGCGCGGCATTGGCAGATGTCTTGAAGTCCGCATCAGAGGACCCGCGGAGCATGTCTTGGCGCTGGTCATAAGCATCAATCTGGGAGTAGAGGTGAGCCAGCGAGATCGGCGTAGTGAGGACACCGAGGGCGGCCACCAAGGAGTTGTAGGAGCCACCAAGGCCCGCAAGGACAAAGGAAACATGTTCCCTGGTCGAGACGGGACAACCGGCCATAGCCAGTTCATCGACAAAGCCCTGCATCTTGGTCAG GGAAGTCCGCAGATTCGTGATCTTGGCTTCACTCTGCGAGGCGAACATCTCTTCAAGGGCCTTCCAGACGCCGGCGGCATGCTCGATCCGATGCACGTGGGGAAGAACCTCGTGGGAGAGCGACTGGAGGAGGTAGCTGAGGACGATCTGATCCTGGGCGATCCAGGTGTCGTACGCAGGGTTCGGCTCCATCTTGGGAGCCTTGTCGACGGAGTCCTTGTCCGCCGCGACCTCGATCTCCTCCGGTGGGGCGGCAACA CTATCCAGGCAGGGAGTCTTCTCATGTTTTGTGCTTTGTTAGGGAATCGGCAAATACATTTAAATATATCAAATAAGAAAGGGCAAACTGCTCTAGATATATCGCGATATAAGATTCCCCCAGGATTGTTTGATGATCAG AATAGTGAAACAAGAATACATTATGCACTCAAAGTCGTTCATGCTAGGAGTGGTAATTGTCGTCGCGGTCACTTTGAGGAAAACTACAATCACCAGTTAAAACATACTCAAAGAGAAGAATTGAAGAACATGAAAGAATCAACACAGACACTGTGTATTGGTGCAGTTCTAATTGCAACCGTGACATTTGGTGCTACTTTCGCCCTTCCTGGAGGGTACAGAGATGATGAACATACTAATGGAGGCACACCAACACTTGCTGGGAGGTATGCTTTTGATGCATTCATACTAGCCAGCACATTGTCCTTCATCCTGTCTGCGATGTCTATCGTGGGCCTCAAGTATTCAGGTTACTCTATTTTAAACCCACACAGTCGCAGAATTTACTTTCTGGTAGCCTTATATTTTGCGTCAATGTCGATCACATGCTTCATGGTAGCTTTTGCACTAGGTTTGTATATGGTGCTAGCGCCAGTTGCTCATAAGTCTGCCATCACTATCGGTGTCATTAGCCCTCTTGTTATCCTATGCAACAAAACAGAATTTTGGATAAAGTGGGCTCTTTTAGCACGGCCGTTATGCACTCGAATTGGGCTAATTCGGACATTGGTATTGGTAACAACAAGAATACTATTCAACACATTGATGGAATTTTGGCCCATTATATTCATTTTTGTCTGGGCTGCATATACAAGGAACCAGTTCTAG